The DNA region gctaaattatcgttatcactaTCAATGCTGATAAACGGTGATAATGttataaggaaagaaagaaaaaaaggttggACTTTTGGCGTgcgaaaagaatatttaattgattaatatttcttcataAAATGGCAACCGGAGATGACAGACGCGTGGCACTAATCACGGGTATCACTGGACAAGTAAGTTTACACTTTTGACAGTTTTGTTTATCTGGTCGTTTTTTCATGTCAATCGTCATGCAAATTAATCGTTTCTATCTAAAATCTTTCTTTAGAATTAGAGATATTAGAGAAtagataaatttcattattaatatttattaattattttctcattttatagGATGGTTCCTATTTGgcagaatttttattagaaaaaggaTACGATGTGCATGGTATTATTAGAAGAGCAAGTTCATTTAACACCTCGCGTATTCAGCATTTGTATGCGGATCCTAAGTGTCATCGTCAGggtaaaatgaaattacattATGGAGACATGACCGACTCGAGTAGTTTGGTAAAAGTAATCAGTTCCGTGCAACCAACTGAGATTTATAATCTTGCGGCTCAAAGTCACGTTATGGTTGGTATAATGTCAAttgtttatcataataatggCCTGcgaaattcatatatatatttcaggcttaatacttgtatttaatgtcatattattttatataggtaAGCTTTGAAGTAAGCGAGTATACCGCAGAAGTGGACGCAGTAGGTACCGTGAGATTACTGGATGCTATAAGAACGTGTGGTTTAGAAAAGTCTGTAAGATTTTATCACGCGTCGACGTCTGAACTTTACGGCAGGGCAATAGAGGTACCGCAGAACGAAAAAACTCCGTTTTATCCACGTTCCCCGTATGgtaactgaaaaaaaaaaaaaaattattccgaATTACTCGCCTCGATAAACTCTTCTTCCgtttattactttaatatatttttattattttattattttaatgtatttttagCATGCGCCAAATTGTATAGCTTCTGGATCGTAGTCAATTATAGAGAGGCCTACAATATATTTGCTTGCAATGGTATATTATTCAATCATGAAAGTCCTAGAAGAGGGGAAAATTTTGTAACTAGGAAGATCACAAGATCGATAGCAAAGATACATTTAGGTTTGCAAGATGTTCTTGAATTGGGAAATCTTGATGCTAAAAGAGACTGGGGCCACGCCAAGGATTATGTAAAAGcgagtaattttcttttcttccccattgaatattttaaatatatttaatctaaTTTAATCGAAGTACGCGTTACAGGCAATGTGGCTTATGCTTCAGCAATCAACGCCAGACGATTATGTTATAGCAACGGGAGAGTCTCACAGTgtaaaagaatttgtagagGCTGCATTTCAGTACGTTGGACGTACGATCAAGTGGGAAGGAGAGGGGATAAACGAAACGGGAAAGGACGCAGATAACGAAAAAGTATTGGTACGGATTAATCCGAAATATTTTCGACCTACGGAAGTTGTAAGTATCAAGTAGAAGAAATGACAATATTTaaggattttatatatatatatatatatatatatatatatatatatatatgaaacattCATGATATAGGATGTCCTCTTGGGTGATGCGACTAaagcaaaggaaaaatttGGATGGAAACCGACGATTACGTTCGAGGTTTGTTTCAAATTATCCGTATCCCGTAACGCATTTTAAATGAAGCTTCGCTTAATCGATCATCCATTATGCTGTTGCAGGCTTTAGTTAAAGATATGATGGATTCGGACCTAAATCTAATGAGAAAAAATCCGAATGCTTAgtgtcattttattttaatctagATAATTACATAAAGGTATGAAAAACGTCctatatatttgcatattgTGAAATATATGCAATagttagatataatataaataatccaCACGCCGGTATCACACACATTACTACTGCATTTCTACGAAGTAAGAATATTCAAATTGTAAGGTAAGAAATTTATAGGATTCTTTTCCAAGTATTACAACAAATTGTACAACAAACTAACTAGCAGGAACGAATTGTTTATATACGAAGTACATAGTTTTTATAtagaatctacgtaatatAAGATACACAAACATTCATTTGATAGGAAAAacgctttctcttttatcaaattttgtaTGAGTCGCGAATGCATATGTTTGCGTGGTTGCGTGGATGCATGGAACCGATGATGGTCGTTTTTATAAATCGATTTGATAGAGGTGAAGGCTTTTTGCGAGGCCTTTACATAAACATAGGctattttttatgaaagcTTTACATACAACCTGTATGTACGCACAAATGGTAGAAGATATGCTGTTTATCaccattttattaattgtctTCCACCAAAGTATAATTGGCTTTCAC from Vespa crabro chromosome 12, iyVesCrab1.2, whole genome shotgun sequence includes:
- the LOC124428457 gene encoding GDP-mannose 4,6 dehydratase, producing MATGDDRRVALITGITGQDGSYLAEFLLEKGYDVHGIIRRASSFNTSRIQHLYADPKCHRQGKMKLHYGDMTDSSSLVKVISSVQPTEIYNLAAQSHVMVSFEVSEYTAEVDAVGTVRLLDAIRTCGLEKSVRFYHASTSELYGRAIEVPQNEKTPFYPRSPYACAKLYSFWIVVNYREAYNIFACNGILFNHESPRRGENFVTRKITRSIAKIHLGLQDVLELGNLDAKRDWGHAKDYVKAMWLMLQQSTPDDYVIATGESHSVKEFVEAAFQYVGRTIKWEGEGINETGKDADNEKVLVRINPKYFRPTEVDVLLGDATKAKEKFGWKPTITFEALVKDMMDSDLNLMRKNPNA